One Kushneria konosiri genomic window, GAGGTCAAAAGCACCCCCGCGATACCGGCCACCAGCCCCTGCAAACCGAACACGATGATCTTGAGCCGACGCACGTTGACCCCGGCCAGTGCCGCCGCTTCCGGATTGCCGCCGGTGGCCAGCACGTTGCGGCCAAAGGCGGTCAGGTTAAGCACGAAGCCAAAGATCACAAAGCAGATGATCATGGTCCATACCGGCAGGGTCAGGCCCAGAAACGAGGCGCTGCCCAGCTCGAAAAAGCCCGGCACGGTAATCATGACCGCATCGCCACCGGAGGTGATGTAGGCCAGCCCCCGCACAAACTCCATGGCCGCGAGCGTGGCAATCAGCGAATTGATGCCAAAGCGCGCCACCACGAAGCCGTTGAACATGCCCACCAGCGCACCGGCGGCCACCCCGGCCAGTGCGCCAATCACGACACTCCCCGAAGCGCTGGTCACGACTGCCGCGCTGACGCCTGCAAACGCCACGATCGAGGCGACCGACAGATCCACTTCACCGAGCGCCAGTACCATCATCATGGTGGTAGCAATGGTGCCGATGATGGTCACCGACAGCAGCAGACCGACCATATTACGGCTGGTCAGAAAGTCCGGGATCGCCACCGCCAGTGCAATAAAGAGCACAATGAAAATGGCAATCAGCCCGGAGGTATCCAAAAGGGTGCGCAAGGGCTTGATCAACCCCTGACGTCCGCTGGGGCGCGCCGTCTCCATCTGGCCGCCCTCGGCGGCGTGAACGCTTTTGTTGCTACTCATGATTCAATGTCTCCAGACACCGTATTGTTATTGCCACCGGATGTGGTTATGGCCATCGTGCTCAGGCCGGCAGCGCCAGGCCCAGCAGCCGCTCGGGCGTGGCGGCGTCGCGATCGACGATGTCGACCAGCGCGCCGTTTCGCATCACACCGATGCGATCGCAGATCGCGCTGACCTCGGTCAGATCGCTTGAAATGACCACCACGGCCTTGCCCTGATCGGCCAGGTCATAGAGCAGGTTGTAGATATCGCGCCGCGCCCCGACATCGATGCCGCGGGTCGGCTCATCCATCACAAACAGCTCAATTTTCTCGGAGAGCCAGCGTGCGAGGATGACCTTTTGCTGATTGCCGCCGGACAGCGTGCTGATACGGGTGCGCGGGCCGGGCGTGCGAATGCGCAGTTTTTTGATGTAGTCGCGGGTGTTTTCCAGCTCGCGTCTGGGGTGTCGCCACAGCCCCATGCGCTTGAAAAAGCGTCGGCAGCTGATGTTGAGATTGTCGGTGACGCTCGCCACCGGAAAGATACCCTGCGACTTGCGATCCTCCGGACACATGGCGATACCCGCCCGAATCGCATCGCCCGGGGAGGAGAACCGTCCGGTTCGGCCATTGAAGTGGATCTCGCCGCCCTTCGGCGCCTCCACGCCACATACCAGCCGCATCAGTTCGCTGCGACCTGCCCCGACCAGACCAAAAA contains:
- the araH gene encoding L-arabinose ABC transporter permease AraH: MSSNKSVHAAEGGQMETARPSGRQGLIKPLRTLLDTSGLIAIFIVLFIALAVAIPDFLTSRNMVGLLLSVTIIGTIATTMMMVLALGEVDLSVASIVAFAGVSAAVVTSASGSVVIGALAGVAAGALVGMFNGFVVARFGINSLIATLAAMEFVRGLAYITSGGDAVMITVPGFFELGSASFLGLTLPVWTMIICFVIFGFVLNLTAFGRNVLATGGNPEAAALAGVNVRRLKIIVFGLQGLVAGIAGVLLTSRMGLGDPNTSMGLELAVISACVLGGVALSGGVASITGVLVGVLIMGCVQNAMGLLNVPTFYQYLVRGAILLLAVLFDRWKQQRRQRA